The genomic stretch aagaaaaaaaaaaaaaagaaaaagaaaaaaaaaatacggagaATACCTTTTCCCAACAAACGAATAACAGCAGGCAGGCCGAGAGAAGCGCCTCCACAATGAAACCCCCTTACATCTGAAATGGTTATACACACAGGTAGAGCTTCGCTGTTGCCGGGCTGTAAACTATCCATTGTGTTTCTCATTACTATGAGAACATACTGAAGCTCGAAAGTGacttttaattacacgttatTTCTTACGTTCGTTGTTCCTACAACAATTGCCGACAAATGCATTACATTTGTAAGAAAACTTCTCGgtaattttcttataatttatttaaccgtAATCTGTAACGcgatgtaaaaatgtaaatatttttcgatacTTTAGTCACGAGCTGGAGTAAAAGATTTATTCCTTTGTCGAACGAGATACCACCGTGATATTTCTTTGGTCGtgtaaattgtaatataaaatatcatatgGTATACCCGAAGCACTAAAGATTCCCCTTTTCTGTCTCTCATGCTTGCTCGCTTCTTcggcgtaattaatattttaacaacgATAGTAATTGATAATTTCTATGTCACCGTTATATCACGATTTAATGCGAATGTACAACGTGGAGGAGAACGATCAATGATATCCGAACAAACCGCATAGTTAATGAAATTCCATTACCGACGCGCCGTTTCGTTTCGACGTGGTTTCGCTGTAACTTTatcctgattttttttttgctttttaaaaaactatacgtatgtatatgtaatgtACGCATAGCGTTGAATTTCTCGAGGAACGAAGGTAGCTATATCTATTGCATTGTTTCCGTTCCGCAGCCACTGTATTCGGTGGAACGCGGTAACATCCTGTTAAACGTCTGGCCGTTACTATGATATGTCAAACATTGCTCATCGGCATAGCTCACTTGCAACTATCTTGATTACAGATGTATGCTTTTCTAAAATACCACCGCGCATTCTAATCATTGCGTCAATCCTGCAATCTGTTACTTCGGTACGCAATATAATAACTAGACGCAAGATTTACTATGTTTTCACATagttgttttatatatttctgaaGAAACTGAGATtcttagtattttttttaggaattATGTCTTGCAGAATTTATAGGTGAAATTTGACGGCGCACAAGGAACATATTATACTCATATTTTAAAGGCTTTatagtaatattttaacactaatttgataaaattaatgaatacatttgtatttcaatgggttttttaattttttttttaattttttgcattttaaatactCTTTCTAAAGAACTACTCAATCCCAATGCGTGATGTAGagcgtagtttttttttttttttaatttttttttaccgccgAGAAGTATGACAGGCTGAAGATATCGTTTGTCTGAGACAAATATTGAATAACTTATTTCAGCTCGGTGcttctgcaaataaaaatctctaTTAAATTgtgttgtaatatttttatgtcagGAATctgattatataaaaatctctcttttaataataacgatcgAATCGATATTAAGTGAATGCTCTCGTAAGAAATACGGTAATGTCTTTCGCCAAGTTTTGCGTGAAACGAAATTTTCGTCGAACGGTTACGACTTTACTTAgagctttctacttttattttttcaatgaTGTTAAATGATCTTGATGCCTCGAGACCTACAGTAAACTTTTCTCTCCGGCTTTATATTCATTTACGCGCTATATTTTATAGGTTTAAGTTAGatggataaaaaattatttacgagcgtaaaaagaaaacttgttAACTTGTGACAATGCCGATcaacgtatttattttattttaattggtggttttttttaacagtttgtaaaacatttaagaaaagaaaaaaaaaaaaagtctgggAAACATGTCACATtattcagaaaattaaaaactcatGGAACTGTAATAGCCCCAGGAAATGCATAGGCGGCGGAGAAgctcttcttttcctcttaaaaaactaatttacattaaacttAATCTTATTCATAACTcatcttaattttaaattagaaattggTTTGGGTTCCTTTTCGGAAAGGAATGcaggaaggaagaaagaggggggggggaggggagaaagAATCCCTCTCCTGTTTACTCGTTTCTTATGAAACCATTATATTAGTTTCTCATGAGTTTCAACTTTCGACGAGATTTGTCCTACATCTCTTGCTGGTGAGGTACCCAGAGGGGGAAGGAGAAGAGGGAGAAGGGGACAAAGCTTTGCCCCTCGCTACACTGCATTTCTTGGGGAACTATTATTGCCCAGTTCCACAGGGGTTTCTTAACTTTTGATGCAAAGGAAGGCactaattttacgtaatatttttttttttttttttttttttttttttctaactttgTTTGCTAAATATCTCAAAAAACTGAATGCTCACCAATTACAGTAAAGTGACTATTAATCAGCGTCATTGCCTTTACAATATGTGTCAAGACCAAAGTCATCGCGCGGCGAGATGTTCGTTCAagtacacatttattatatgcGATGcacatatacgtacatattattattatttctattacggtattcatattaataaaaataataataattctaagcttgatatatattatatatagatatatatgtacactTCAAGTTATCTTCTGATTGCTCAagatacctttttttttacttatttcagAGAAACGACAACCTCGACTTATCTTTGAACGTTCCACAACATCATCAAACATCGTACCATCACGACAACTACAACATGTCAGACCAGGTGGGTGAATCACTAGCGATAATTTGTCAGTAGTTACCATATTCCCGTGATACTTTTtgtcattttaaatatttaaaaaatcttaaaaaaccaCAGATCTATAATTACCAATCATAAAAGCTATCAGTAAGACGtgaattacatataaattaattttttttatgactaaaaaatgataatgatCGACCACGCGATGGTATTTCGTAACATTATAAAATGGatctgttttatatattaatgatagtaaaaaatgtttgataaaaaataaaatataagggCGCAAATAGCGAATAAATGTGGTTATGTCCCGATTAAATATAGGATGCGCTCAATCGCCCGCCAGTCGCTTGATTCAATTTAAGTGCTCAATAATTGTCAATCTGCAATAAATAACCATCagttataatttgtttaacgCGGCAATATTGCCTGTCCGATTTTACAGCAATagaaaatctattaaaaacgAATGCTTTCATTTTTAGAACaactaataacaaaaattgtttgcTAGCAACAAATTGCTTTCATTACAAGCTGTATTTCTATTTGcgcacatttatttaattagaaaatagtGCCGACCGTGTTTCCCAAAAGGAAAGTAGTCGGAGCGTACGCGATAGCAAGTACTATctcttaatatttatcacctattattaaaaaaagaaggaaaaaaaatcccccAAAGATTGCATCTCTTAATTTATGAAACTTGCATATTTcgcaaacattttttgtaaaattctcgcTTATTATACTTCCAAAGTAAATTAGGAATATAaaggaatttatttaattcatattgaaataatacgTAACTTGTATACGTGAACACAGACTCAAAATAgaacgaacaaaaaaaaaaaaaaaaaagataagataaCGAGTAGGCTGGTTGTATAACTCAGGAAACCatctaaataatatttcttcaaGAAGAAGAACCAAGTTGCGAGAGTTACGCGCAAGTTTTAACGAGATGGCGGAACGAGTTTAGTTCACAgcaaggaaaagaaaaacgacgaggacgacgacggcgacggcaaGAAGAACGATATTTCTTCATTCGTTCGCCTTTCTCTTTACCCTCACGTTTCTTGAGTCGATCGTactatgctttttttttctttcttttttttttatcttcttttcttcttccaacTCTCCATTTACTTGCAATCCAATGTGATTCGTGAATACAGATTTAATGTCGTCCGTGAAATGAAGATAAACGGGGAACAGGTGATGAAAAAATAGCTCGTTGAATAAAACAGCAGTATTAGTTACATCGGCGTGCCGTTAAACATTTAGCTGATAGTTATTCTGTTCAACAAAAACAGTTTTCGacatatttgtaataatttgtcACGATAAACCTGCTTTGCAAGATTACGCGCGAGTCAAGTTGTAATATCCATCACGAGTGGGACCGCGAGAGTGTAAACGTAAAGTGGATTTCagtaaatacataaataatttcccAAAGTAGACATAATAAAGTGATTAATGGCACGTATAAATCTAATTTACGTGCATGCAACATTATCTATCCTGTTCTACAAAATTGCGCAAAATTGCGCTATTTGCGATATAACAATTACTTGAACTTCGATTTGTCATCATCGCCAGCTATTTTCGATCATTAccggtaataaaataaaataaaggccGATAGCTATAACCGTACGATCGATAGTCAAGCATGTttctttcaaagaaaaatttccgacgctattaaattcaattttaaaacttttattctccCCATACTACTACGTGTGCTGCGgctaatttattttccttctctGTGAAAgggaataaatttctaaaaggaTTCCGAACAATATAATACTATTTATTACCCACTAAGGGACATTAAAAAGGTTGATTCTTTGATTTCACTTTTGCATCAATCTTCTCCTTTTCTTCGAACAGATTCTTTCTCTAGAATCTTTATCGTTCCTTTGACATATAGAAACATACAACAACTAAaagtaaatctttattttcttttttttttttgttcgttaatacatttttttgtaattcaatattaaaaataaacttgcaaatttaatatttaaaaaaagaattgagttgaaaaaaaaatataagtttttactgGCTACAAAACtttatgtgaaaaaaattgaatccaatttatgtgtaaaatttctttgtttcagACGTTTCATACACCGAGCTTCGGTGACGAGGACTTTGACATCCCAGCTATTCATGCTCACTCGCATCAACAGCAGCAACATCATCAACATGACTCTATGCAAGCATATCAGCCTCAGGTATACTTTTATttgacaatattaaaattaatattctatcaTGCATGCATATCGGAGGagtattaaacttttaaattaattcttaatataaacgtcttgtgttaaatttatattagcatttctattaaattttttgttccCTGCAAGCCgttataaagataataaaccaacgcttaaaaatatgtaataatatccATGCaaccattaaaaaaagatatcaaaaagaaaagaaggacgACGCTAGAATGATGTATCAGCTATTTAATAACTTCCGCATTCGGGCATTATTCGTATAACGTTCGAGACATTATTTTTAGATGCACACTCatcgttttctctctcgctctttatcgtttaaaaataaagaagcgtAGAGATGTTAAAGTGTGCAATTGAAATACGTAGAAATTCCATGAGCTTTatcagcgaaaaaaaaaaacctaaggaaaataattgatttgcgtaatattatttcgcaaCAAAACACCACTTTTTaagattgtttttttaattattgtatttatattaatatccgggggaaaaaattctaaataattttaaacataattttatatggatatattttaatttttttttttttaattgacttgattacaattaaaactttttttttaattatatgcagATTTATTACGTACGGATTAATGTTTTACTGTCTACATATGTTAAATCATTGTAGATAATGCAAGGTAGCGGTATGCAACAATCACCGGACGGTATGAGCTTGGACGCTGGTGGATATCAGCAACAACTCTATTTGCAACAAGATCATTCGATGCAGTCTATCAATGTTAGGTAAGTGCGACTCACTGCTTCAAGTTACCGTTAATGTTAACGTTATAAGTTAACCTTTGATTTTgcacattaaatttatatatcctTTGAACCCGCGTATCTATACAAACATAATATCTACAATGAATCTATTAAtagagaagataaaaaattaagtaaaaaaatttacttattatCGTATATTAACTCGTGACTTTGTAAATTATGCAAGATAAAAGATATCAGTGCAGCgacgattaaaagaaatttaagagaaaaagaaagatatatatagaCAGgcggggggggaaaaaaaaagagaagcagCGGGAACGTTAAGATGggagatagaaaaagaaagagagaatctCAAAATGTCATGTTGTTCtctttcgttatttttcgagTTTGAATAGAGCTGGAACAGATTTCGAACAGATGGCAATGGTCGGAAGATAGGTATGTAATCTGAGACGTAACAAAGCAAGATTAATGAACATCAAACATTCTTTAGATATCTTATGTGATCTTTAGATAGCTTTAGCTGGCTAATATGATCGTCCGTCGCTATTAGTGATATTATGAAAGCACGCAATTCGTTTActtcgcaattaaaaatcgtaTCTCCATGATTGAGTATCATTATCCTATTAAGATACGCAAAGCTTTATTTTCTACAAAGAGGAAGGTTACACCGATTAAGGTTGACGCGGAAATAAGCGCGAATCTGAAATTACGTTCTTCACGAATGCCGTGACTATTTTGCAACgttaataacaatttacatGTAAACTTGCGAAACTCGACGAAATTCTGCGAATggaaaattattgaattagcGATATACTCTCTAATACGTGATGTATACAGCAAACATCGCGCAAATTGTCACGGCGTACCGTTTGCATAACTCCAAATTATGGAAATTCGACTTATCTCGTTAACGTGTACTGTCCTGCAGCAATTTGAGTAAAGCCAATTTTGATCGTTGCAACACAGCACACAGCACAATCAAAGAATAACGTGTTCTCGTTCATTTATACATTATTCTCGCGAGTATCGTTTCCACTTACATTTTTTCTAATACTCAGGATGATTGAATAATACAGAGAAGTTCTATTTTCGTCTCGGGAATgattgagaagaaaaaaaaaaaaaaaaaaattcaataaaattgacagagtaaaacaaattattattctataataGAATGGAACTTAATCAACGAGAGACTAGAGAAGTCAACACGCAATTCGTGCCTTTATTGGAAATTGTCTTCTTGCGAAACAAGGCGTTACTTTCTTCGTTCTACGTGAAgctaaagaaaattgtttactGCATCGACTCGTTTGTGTGCGTGCATATTTAACGTATTGCGTGCTGCGTGCCTGCGTACCTGCGTGCCCGCACATCTATGCAAAAAGTAACTAAAGATATGATTTACCGTATATTAAAGTCTACCGAGTAACGTTCGTGAGAACCTGTCATTACGTAGTCTTGCAAACCGCAATTTAGACcgtcaacatttttttttcagccgATGAACATCTTCAATATGAGAAACGATGTTGGGAATGGCTTCTTCGGTCCTTCGTTCTTCGTGCACAAAATTCGCGAAGTACCGAACAAACGTACTTTTTGTTATtcaaattgtatattataatcaGTTCGATTAAAGTCAGGAAAATACGTCGGATAGGAATATCCGATCTAAACGCGTGCTATCACAGCAGTCTAATACACTGCAAATCGAAACGAATACATCGCCAACAGCTATCTACGCGCAATTATCTTAGATGCGATGCATAAATTACCAGTAACTACGCTCTTATGCAAAATGCTATATTGCATAGCTGGTgcaatcttttaaataatcaacagatagtattaaaaataaatatcgtacaAATGGTTATTACAatatgtgtaataaaaatactgtTTATGTGACAATAACTGATTACCGATTTacatgtaaataaattttataaagctaACATATACGAAAGAcaatagtaatataaaaaaaacgttaaaaatattttttctttaataaattatctccgatataaaaaaaaatttttacagatagtaaaaaaatgttttttaaagattttatttctttgaatcGTTTTAAGCATCGAACAAACATTtcaaaatgcatttatttactTGTCATTaattcgagaaataaaaagtattttctttaaaacttgTTTCTTGTTTACTTACAGCTCAGCATATGGCAACTCTCAAGGTTCGTACGTAACAATGAGTTCTCCGCGCCAACAACAGCACAGTGGACAGCAGTTATTAATGTTACAccaacaacaacaacagcagcaacaacagcagcagcaggcACAAATGCAACACATGCAATACATGCATTctcagcagcagcagcagcagcagcaacagcagcagcagcagcatcaacagcaacagcaacaaTTACAACAAATGCAATACAGAAGTCCTACTGGAGGCAGTCCGACTACTATGCAACCTAACAATATTCCAGAGACAAATAACAATACTACAACCAGCGAAGATAGCGATGATAGCACTCCACATTCTGGTGGAATGATTGCTATGGCTAAACGTGAGCCACCGTCACCAGAAACAGCTGATGTTGGAGcaaaaaatcaaagaaaaacaaagccacaaaagaaaaagaagaaaagagatcCTAATGAGCCACAAAAACCCGTATCAGCGTACGCTCTTTTCTTCAGAGACACTCAGGCAGTAATAAAAGGGAAACATCCAAATGCCAGCTTTGGTGAAGTATCTAAAATTGTTGCATCAATGTGGGATGCATTAGATATTgaacataaaaatgtaagtatttaaaattttaacgatcttacgtatttctattatttatttgatgaTTATATTGAGTATAATTGTCTTACTACaaataattgtgataaatggtacttaacataattataaatttatttttacatagtattacaaaaagaaaaccgaaGCAGCTAAGAAGGAATATTTGAAAGCTCTTGCGGCATACAGAGCATCTCTCGTAAGCAAAGGTGCGGGtgaaaatgaacaaaaacagCAAACACAGCAACCACAACAGCAAATGCAATACAGCGGATACACAGGCTATGCCAACAATACTGCGCCAGGAAATGTTACATATCAAGTCTACAGCCCTCAGCATCAACCTTCGTCACctcaacaacagcagcagcagcaaatGACTGCTAATAAAAAATCCCCTCATCATTTAACTATGCAAGGAAATTCTCAACAAGTATGAataagttaatatttattaaaatttttgaaaaagaaatttgacaAGCAAATATAATCCCacataaagataaattatattttttttatacttgaaaaaatattttaattttaataattagtgTTCGAATATTACTAATTATGGTAaggaatattatatttttattttttatagggTTTAATGGGCAATGTAA from Cardiocondyla obscurior isolate alpha-2009 linkage group LG12, Cobs3.1, whole genome shotgun sequence encodes the following:
- the LOC139107285 gene encoding TOX high mobility group box family member 3 isoform X4, whose amino-acid sequence is MSDQTFHTPSFGDEDFDIPAIHAHSHQQQQHHQHDSMQAYQPQIMQGSGMQQSPDGMSLDAGGYQQQLYLQQDHSMQSINVSSAYGNSQGSYVTMSSPRQQQHSGQQLLMLHQQQQQQQQQQQQAQMQHMQYMHSQQQQQQQQQQQQQHQQQQQQLQQMQYRSPTGGSPTTMQPNNIPETNNNTTTSEDSDDSTPHSGGMIAMAKREPPSPETADVGAKNQRKTKPQKKKKKRDPNEPQKPVSAYALFFRDTQAVIKGKHPNASFGEVSKIVASMWDALDIEHKNYYKKKTEAAKKEYLKALAAYRASLVSKGAGENEQKQQTQQPQQQMQYSGYTGYANNTAPGNVTYQVYSPQHQPSSPQQQQQQQMTANKKSPHHLTMQGNSQQGLMGNVMAPPHMTQQQQQHMQQQISQQQYMQVPQQQQVQVQQQQQQMMHTSPPRAEFIKSEDISIKSETLSSSSSPVNPSQVAMTGQVAPSCIHQGCPNPAISNNEWEDEYCSNECVVSHCRDVFNTWVSSNQNPQQNYSTVK
- the LOC139107285 gene encoding TOX high mobility group box family member 3 isoform X3: MLNFTPRNDNLDLSLNVPQHHQTSYHHDNYNMSDQTFHTPSFGDEDFDIPAIHAHSHQQQQHHQHDSMQAYQPQIMQGSGMQQSPDGMSLDAGGYQQQLYLQQDHSMQSINVSSAYGNSQGSYVTMSSPRQQQHSGQQLLMLHQQQQQQQQQQQQAQMQHMQYMHSQQQQQQQQQQQQQHQQQQQQLQQMQYRSPTGGSPTTMQPNNIPETNNNTTTSEDSDDSTPHSGGMIAMAKREPPSPETADVGAKNQRKTKPQKKKKKRDPNEPQKPVSAYALFFRDTQAVIKGKHPNASFGEVSKIVASMWDALDIEHKNYYKKKTEAAKKEYLKALAAYRASLVSKGAGENEQKQQTQQPQQQMQYSGYTGYANNTAPGNVTYQVYSPQHQPSSPQQQQQQQMTANKKSPHHLTMQGNSQQGLMGNVMAPPHMTQQQQQHMQQQISQQQYMQVPQQQQVQVQQQQQQMMHTSPPRAEFIKSEDISIKSETLSSSSSPVNPSQVAMTGQVAPSCIHQGCPNPAISNNEWEDEYCSNECVVSHCRDVFNTWVSSNQNPQQNYSTVK
- the LOC139107285 gene encoding TOX high mobility group box family member 3 isoform X2; translated protein: MSYLNLTESYKCGEKKRQVSMDAGYSVLNNDLEACRMLDQYSYKRNDNLDLSLNVPQHHQTSYHHDNYNMSDQTFHTPSFGDEDFDIPAIHAHSHQQQQHHQHDSMQAYQPQIMQGSGMQQSPDGMSLDAGGYQQQLYLQQDHSMQSINVSSAYGNSQGSYVTMSSPRQQQHSGQQLLMLHQQQQQQQQQQQQAQMQHMQYMHSQQQQQQQQQQQQQHQQQQQQLQQMQYRSPTGGSPTTMQPNNIPETNNNTTTSEDSDDSTPHSGGMIAMAKREPPSPETADVGAKNQRKTKPQKKKKKRDPNEPQKPVSAYALFFRDTQAVIKGKHPNASFGEVSKIVASMWDALDIEHKNYYKKKTEAAKKEYLKALAAYRASLVSKGAGENEQKQQTQQPQQQMQYSGYTGYANNTAPGNVTYQVYSPQHQPSSPQQQQQQQMTANKKSPHHLTMQGNSQQGLMGNVMAPPHMTQQQQQHMQQQISQQQYMQVPQQQQVQVQQQQQQMMHTSPPRAEFIKSEDISIKSETLSSSSSPVNPSQVAMTGQVAPSCIHQGCPNPAISNNEWEDEYCSNECVVSHCRDVFNTWVSSNQNPQQNYSTVK
- the LOC139107285 gene encoding TOX high mobility group box family member 3 isoform X1 yields the protein MSDSIVGAIAISLFGGEKKRQVSMDAGYSVLNNDLEACRMLDQYSYKRNDNLDLSLNVPQHHQTSYHHDNYNMSDQTFHTPSFGDEDFDIPAIHAHSHQQQQHHQHDSMQAYQPQIMQGSGMQQSPDGMSLDAGGYQQQLYLQQDHSMQSINVSSAYGNSQGSYVTMSSPRQQQHSGQQLLMLHQQQQQQQQQQQQAQMQHMQYMHSQQQQQQQQQQQQQHQQQQQQLQQMQYRSPTGGSPTTMQPNNIPETNNNTTTSEDSDDSTPHSGGMIAMAKREPPSPETADVGAKNQRKTKPQKKKKKRDPNEPQKPVSAYALFFRDTQAVIKGKHPNASFGEVSKIVASMWDALDIEHKNYYKKKTEAAKKEYLKALAAYRASLVSKGAGENEQKQQTQQPQQQMQYSGYTGYANNTAPGNVTYQVYSPQHQPSSPQQQQQQQMTANKKSPHHLTMQGNSQQGLMGNVMAPPHMTQQQQQHMQQQISQQQYMQVPQQQQVQVQQQQQQMMHTSPPRAEFIKSEDISIKSETLSSSSSPVNPSQVAMTGQVAPSCIHQGCPNPAISNNEWEDEYCSNECVVSHCRDVFNTWVSSNQNPQQNYSTVK